A segment of the Odoribacter splanchnicus DSM 20712 genome:
CGCGTTACAATTCCCTTCTCTGCCGCGTTGTAGGTACCTACCATCAACTCATCGTAATTATTTCCATAGGGATCAAATTTGATAAAGGTAATCTGATCGCCCAGGTCTTTCTCATAATGCATATGATTCACATAATCATATGCATGTAATATTTGTCCGTTAGCATACAATAACAAAGAACGCTTAGAAGCAAAAGCGTAAAGCAATCCGCTTCTTAAACCGGTCGCTTTCGATTTGTCTATCGTATAGCCGGCTCTTTTCTGAGGCATATCGCTCGGCACCCAACTCCGGATACTGCAATAAAACTGATAGACATAGAAATTTTGCTGATCTTCCATCAGTGCAAATGAATTTCCATTTGAACTACCTCCCACTGTATTAAATGTATTCTCACCATAAATACAAGTACGGCCCGCCGGCTGTATCCAAGGAAATGCTTCTCCTGCATTATCTTGTAACTGAGTTACACTTAACCCGGTAACAGTACTCAAAAAGGTAAAACAATGATCGTCGGCATTATAAATAATCCAACCACTCGGACTGCTTATACTGGTAAAAATATATGGAAAAGGCCGGAAGCATTTTTCACTCATCACATCCATACGGTTGGAAGGATTTCCATAATTTTCATCCGAGTACAAACTCGCTCCGAATACATAATCTTCCGTCATCATAATCCGGTTATTTGACATACCGGTAAAACGCTGTTTGGCAGCCATATCCACTACATTCAGCATATCAGGCATCGGGAAACTTGAATAAGTCATAGAACGCAAGGTATTCATCGGTCCTGAAGCAAACGAAGTCAAATCCAGATAGTAGGATCCTGATTCTGTGGATATCCACAGTTTCATAGCCGGAGTTTCCCAATAATAAGAACCGGTATACATGACCCGCATCGGTCCCCGTAATTCAGGTAGTCCATTCCCCTCCAACAGATTCTTCAACACAATCGTATCTTTTGCCGTAGAGATCATATCCAAACCTACCGTACCATCCTCTTTTTCCCCAAGAACAAAAAAACCTTTATCCGTCACACTCAAAACAGTCAGTGAGGTATAGGATTTCCAGATCAAATCGGTCTTCGTATCTTTGACTTTCAGATATAAAGTATAAGAATCAGGTTTCAAATTGACAAAATACCTCAGATTCCGTTCCGTACCCAAAACGATTCCTTTATCCCGGTCATCGGTCAAACTGCTGGCCACCACTTTCCATTCGTATTCATAACGCGAAGGATCACTGTCTTCTGTAAACTGTATCACAGGTTCTTTCCGTACGGTGTCCAGATAGGAAAGCGGAGTGATTTTTAAAGTATCGTTCTTAAAAATAGCCGTATAACCTCCTTTTTTCCAATCGGAAATTTTTACTTCATTGATCGGATGATAATCATTCGATCCCTCGTCATCATAACAGGAAATACTAAAAACAGATAGAATTCCCGCCCATAATATCAATATTAATTTTCTCATCGTAGTCAGATTTTAGTATATTTCAATTCTATCATTCTCCCGGTTGAAACGGAACCCCATAATAAGATTTCCAACTCACCCCCTGAAACCACATCAGTCGTCCATCTTTCTCCCTGATTGCATCACGATGATCGGGGCTCTTGTCATATAATGCCTGCAAATCCATAGCCATCTTGTTTTGGATAGCATATTTCAAACCGGACGGCATCGTTTCATTGGACATAAAATCTTCATAAGTCAACTCCGGAAAACGCTTTAGGATTTCTTCAAATTTTTCCTTTGAAAAGAATCCCCACAATCCTCCCTCCAAATCTCCGATTTTACCGGACTCCCTTCCCATCCAAACTTTCGGACAAGTAATAAAGTTGTTCAGGATAATCTTATGCCGTGTCCCGTCAAATTCCTCCTTGCCGCTATCATTCCCCAACATACCGCTCAAATCGAACCATTGCGGAATAGCCAGGGTGAAATCTTCGGATGGCAATAAACGAAGTACAAGATTACGTTCCACTTCATCCAATGCTTCACTATTTTTCACAGTCACCGGCACATCTGCATAACTCCAGCCTCCCTTTATGGTTTGCCATTCATCAAATTCCAGATAATTTTCACCTTTTACGGCTGTCGTACTATCCTGATCGACTACAATACGGAATTTCCGGTCATAATCTTTTACCCTTCCGGTCATTTGTACCCTTATTTTCAGAAGCAGTTCGTCTACACCCTTTTTAATAAATTCAACTTTAGTATAAGGCTGGGCGGCCCAATAAGTGGTATCAAACCAATCCGGTCCCCATTGTACATAGAAATAAACTCCTTCCTCTCCGTCGAAATCCTTGATTTCTTTTTCACATCCGGACAGACCGGCAATGATGAGGAATAAGGTCGCTATATAAACAATATTTTTCATAATTTACTCTTTTTCAGTTGAACTACTTTGATTTTCCCGTTGACTGGTTTCACTGTCAGGTAATGGAACCACATAATTCCGGAGTTGCATCGTCAACGTCTCTGCCGGCTGGGAACCATCGGGTATACTTTCCAACCGATTGCGTTTGAAATAATAGAAGGTTTGCCCCTCTCCGATAAATTCCCGGATATACTCATTCCGGATAGCCGTATTCAGATCGGTCGGCGACTCTGTATTCAGGCTGATACACTTTCTGGCTTTACGTAAAGGATTCAGGTATTTTTCCAAAGCAATACCGACCTGCCTTTCCCGGACTCCGACACATTCGGCCGCAATCAAATAAAGTTCGCTGACCCGGATCAGGGGAACCATATAAGCAAAACGCTCTGCCTTGGCCTTTGCTTCATCGGTAGTCGTCTGTACCTCTGCATACTTCTTGAAACAACAAAACTCTTTTCCTTCCTTTGTTACAGATTCCCACATTTTAAAACGCAAATCATCGGGAGATTCGAAAATGGTACGGATACGGCCATTCTGATAGCCTCCGGCCAAAGTCAGTAAATTCACCACATTCAGATCAGAGGTAAAATAGGTCTTATAAATATTATCTGTACGAATACTATTGTACAAAGAGAACAATACCTCTGTCGCAAACATATTATCATTGGAGGCTGTATCTGCATAAGTTGCTGTACACAAAGGGAACAAAGGATTCTTTTCGTCAGCGACTTCCTCAATCACCTCAATGGCACATTCTTTTGCCTTGCTGTAATCTTCCTTCCACATATACGCCCTTGC
Coding sequences within it:
- a CDS encoding PKD-like family lipoprotein, which codes for MRKLILILWAGILSVFSISCYDDEGSNDYHPINEVKISDWKKGGYTAIFKNDTLKITPLSYLDTVRKEPVIQFTEDSDPSRYEYEWKVVASSLTDDRDKGIVLGTERNLRYFVNLKPDSYTLYLKVKDTKTDLIWKSYTSLTVLSVTDKGFFVLGEKEDGTVGLDMISTAKDTIVLKNLLEGNGLPELRGPMRVMYTGSYYWETPAMKLWISTESGSYYLDLTSFASGPMNTLRSMTYSSFPMPDMLNVVDMAAKQRFTGMSNNRIMMTEDYVFGASLYSDENYGNPSNRMDVMSEKCFRPFPYIFTSISSPSGWIIYNADDHCFTFLSTVTGLSVTQLQDNAGEAFPWIQPAGRTCIYGENTFNTVGGSSNGNSFALMEDQQNFYVYQFYCSIRSWVPSDMPQKRAGYTIDKSKATGLRSGLLYAFASKRSLLLYANGQILHAYDYVNHMHYEKDLGDQITFIKFDPYGNNYDELMVGTYNAAEKGIVTRYLLGTDQDSFELEPLKDCRWNGLVKVKDIDYRQ
- a CDS encoding DUF4843 domain-containing protein; amino-acid sequence: MKNIVYIATLFLIIAGLSGCEKEIKDFDGEEGVYFYVQWGPDWFDTTYWAAQPYTKVEFIKKGVDELLLKIRVQMTGRVKDYDRKFRIVVDQDSTTAVKGENYLEFDEWQTIKGGWSYADVPVTVKNSEALDEVERNLVLRLLPSEDFTLAIPQWFDLSGMLGNDSGKEEFDGTRHKIILNNFITCPKVWMGRESGKIGDLEGGLWGFFSKEKFEEILKRFPELTYEDFMSNETMPSGLKYAIQNKMAMDLQALYDKSPDHRDAIREKDGRLMWFQGVSWKSYYGVPFQPGE
- a CDS encoding RagB/SusD family nutrient uptake outer membrane protein, which translates into the protein MNRIKRIWILGLLLIGASCNSWLDVAPEDQIMEKDLFEEREGFLMALNGVYLNMNSSSNYGGNLSAGIIDVMAQYYNCTTSEHNYSGYQSYAYDSKTSKDRFETVWKTTYSQISNLNAILEHCGDGNPVLPELYYKLIKGEALGLRAMLHFDMLRLFGPLWTEKEQASIPYQTSSERIVEPLLSADSVLNCVLTDLTRAADLLKDVDPVITDGARNYSGGENGNDLFYRQYRMNYYAVKALMARAYMWKEDYSKAKECAIEVIEEVADEKNPLFPLCTATYADTASNDNMFATEVLFSLYNSIRTDNIYKTYFTSDLNVVNLLTLAGGYQNGRIRTIFESPDDLRFKMWESVTKEGKEFCCFKKYAEVQTTTDEAKAKAERFAYMVPLIRVSELYLIAAECVGVRERQVGIALEKYLNPLRKARKCISLNTESPTDLNTAIRNEYIREFIGEGQTFYYFKRNRLESIPDGSQPAETLTMQLRNYVVPLPDSETSQRENQSSSTEKE